The Nicotiana tabacum cultivar K326 chromosome 14, ASM71507v2, whole genome shotgun sequence genome contains a region encoding:
- the LOC107810217 gene encoding stem-specific protein TSJT1-like has protein sequence MLAVFDKSVAKSPEGLQSPNNETAVSALKDGFLAQRFASNHSGSVTINLGSSGFLAYSSDRQNPLLPRLFAVVDDIFCLFQGHIENVAHLKQQYGLNKTANEVIIVIEAYRTLRDRGPYPPDQVVRDIHGKFAFVLYDSSSKISFLASDVDGNVPFFWGTDSEGHLVLSDDADIVKQGCGKSFAPFPKGCFFTSSGGLRSYEHPRNELKPVPRVDSSGEVCGANFKVDAESKKGGTGMPRVDSAANWSQHY, from the exons ATGCTAGCAGTTTTTGACAAATCAGTGGCTAAAAGCCCAGAAGGGCTTCAGAGTCCCAACAATGAGACAGCAGTTTCTGCTCTGAAAGATGGTTTCTTGGCACAGCGCTTTGCCTCCAACCATTCAGGCTCTGTCACCATCAACTTGGGCTCTTCTGGTTTCTTGGCTTACTCCTCTGATCGCCAAAACCCTCTTCTTCCCAG GTTGTTCGCTGTTGTGGATGACATATTCTGCTTGTTTCAAGGCCACATTGAGAATGTAGCTCATCTTAAGCAACAATATGGGTTAAACAAGACAGCAAACGAAGTGATCATTGTTATTGAGGCTTACAGGACTTTGAGGGATAGAGGTCCTTATCCTCCAGATCAAGTTGTGAGAGATATTCATGGAAAGTTTGCTTTCGTTCTTTACGATAGCTCTTCAAAGATTTCCTTCTTAGCTTCT GATGTTGATGGGAATGTGCCCTTCTTCTGGGGTACTGATTCTGAAGGCCACCTAGTCCTCTCCGATGATGCTGACATTGTGAAGCAAGGCTGTGGAAAATCCTTTGCACCATTTCCCAAAG GATGCTTCTTCACATCTTCTGGTGGCTTGAGGAGTTATGAGCACCCGCGTAATGAGTTGAAACCAGTACCAAGGGTGGACAGCTCAGGCGAGGTGTGCGGTGCAAACTTTAAGGTGGATGCTGAGTCTAAGAAAGGGGGTACAGGCATGCCCAGAGTGGACAGTGCCGCTAACTGGTCCCAACACTACTGA